One Hippoglossus hippoglossus isolate fHipHip1 chromosome 13, fHipHip1.pri, whole genome shotgun sequence genomic window carries:
- the LOC117773124 gene encoding uncharacterized protein LOC117773124 has translation MLDASHVQLVSHRKLKDPPCFRGDSSDPISVREWEDLMRAFIKRGNLRSEEQAEEILIHLRGKARDVVKFGTRNSDIDLTRDPEAIYGLLRRHFDSAPCSPLPLADFYTTLPEIGEGAFDYWLRLHRAVDLAIERLKEQGKSLDCPGTEVTRMFIRNCPSPELSMTFRSKTMDKWTANEVQDILYEYHSGMTSTVNKATKERVTMKSWPDVVNHSSAAGKLMDLHFGEDSVDYDSDPPSCNSDDLESLYESLSSFAPSGKTVIFQLTHRLQKSDSLFYTDVHAAGGVQLKAMIDSGSMSCSLSEAAASRLLLQCPDLKSSPADDIVVVGAGGHHVYPTAVYDLEVVIYGFKLLIPTLVIPGQADDMIVGSNAIKLLIHLMKTSEDYWRLLAAPVDIADDECGQFLSLLSNTEKWRGGPMPDKIGTVGSS, from the exons ATGCTTGATGCCTCTCATGTGCAGCTTGTGTCCCACAGAAAGCTGAAAGATCCCCCATGCTTCAGAGGGGACAGCTCTGACCCTATTtccgtgagagagtgggaggacCTCATGAGGGCTTTTATTAAGAGAGGTAACCTGAGATCTGAGGAACAAGCCGAGGAGATCCTTATTCATCTTAGAGGCAAAGCCAGAGATGTTGTCAAGTTTGGTACCAGGAACAGTGACATAGACCTCACCCGTGACCCTGAGGCTATCTATGGTCTCCTTCGAAGGCACTTTGACTCTGCCCCATGCTCACCACTCCCATTAGCGGACTTTTATACCACTCTGCCTGAGATAGGTGAGGGTGCATTTGACTACTGGCTCAGGCTGCACCGTGCCGTTGACCTTGCCATTGAACGTCTGAAAGAGCAGGGCAAATCGCTTGACTGTCCTGGTACTGAGGTGACACGCATGTTCATAAGGAACTGTCCCTCTCCTGAACTTTCTATGACCTTTCGTTCGAAGACAATGGACAAGTGGACTGCTAATGAAGTTCAGGACATTTTGTATGAGTATCATTCAGGTATGACCTCCACAGTGAACAAGGCAACTAAGGAGAGGGTTACAatgaa GTCCTGGCCGGACGTCGTCAACCACTCATCAGCAGCCGGAAAACTAATGGATCTGCACTTTGGGGAGGATAGTGTGGATTATGATAGTGACCCTCCCAGCTGTAACAGTGATGACTTGGAATCTTTGTATGAatctctttcttcctttgcaCCGTCTGGAAAGACTGTTATTTTTCAATTGACACACAGACTTCAGAAATCTGACAGCTTGTTCTACACCGATGTTCATGCCGCAGGTGGTGTTCAACTGAAAGCCATGATTGATAGTGGCTCTATGTCATGCTCTCTAAGTGAAGCTGCTGCGTCACGCCTCTTGCTACAATGCCCTGATTTGAAGAGTAGTCCTGCTGatgacattgttgttgttggtgctgGAGGACACCATGTCTACCCTACAGCCGTCTATGATTTGGAGGTGGTTATCTATGGTTTCAAGTTGCTTATCCCAACACTGGTCATACCTGGACAAGCGGATGACATGATTGTTGGTAGCAATGCTATCAAGCTGCTCATACACTTGATGAAAACGTCTGAGGACTATTGGAGACTTCTGGCTGCACCAGTTGACATTGCAGATGATGAATGTGGCCAGTTCTTGTCCCTGCTCTCCAACACTGAGAAATGGCGGGGAGGGCCCATGCCTGACAAGATCGGCACC GTGGGTTCCTCTTAA